AATAGGAGCATGAACAAATATTGCTTTAACGTTATTTctcaaaacattattaaaaaaatctactccGTCAGTCATATGATTGCAAAATATCAGAGACAAGTCTTAACCCAACGGAAGGCCAAACAGAATCTATTTAAGTTATAGACCCCAGAATTCCCATCTCTTTCGGCAAGGATAAATGGAATGTCCAGCCTAAGGAGTGATGGAAATATCTACAATAAAGATGTGCATATATAACAAAATGCAAATCACTAGCAAATGCTTCCAGATCATACATCTGCCTTTCCTCGCAGACTCGTAAGCTAGGATTTCTTGGCAAAAGCTGTGCATATGATGAATAACCATACATAGTAGGCAACAATGCGAAATTAAAgcattatatttttagaatcaGATTGCctttgtatgaaaataaattgaggAAGGGGGTAAAATGTAGGAGGCAAAGAACAATTTGAAGTTTCAGGGATCAATCAATACGTCGAGGAACAATTACAACACATGCATAGCTATCAGAAAATGGCATATTTCCATGATGTCAAACCTAATTtcacatattcataatatttgagCAAAGAAGTGGGAAAGGGAAAACGTATAACATACCAGAACTTCAAGAAGCCGTGTCTCCGGAAGTGAAGTGCTACGAAATTCTTTCCCAAGAATGTCTGAATGAAACGCTGGGCGGTAAGCATAATAAGACGACTCGGTTCGATGGGTGTCTTGCATTTATGAGCAAGGGGGCCACCTGGCTGCATCACCCAATCTTGCTCCACATCCGCAAAGAAAATGTCTCCAATTGCAATAACATTGTCGTCTGAGGAGAACTTGGACTGAACCTCTTGAGCAGTTCTCTTGTTTGGCTTCTTAATATCCTCGAACCAAGCAGGCTCAGGCTTCCCCATCGAAATTCCCAACGATTTCAGCCTCTTGATACGCTCCTCATCCACATAACAAGGCTGAGGCAgtgaaaaataacatataaaccTATCTATGTGCATGTGAGTCTTCTTAGCCTCAGAGAACTCTTCAAACGAAACAACAACCTTTCTTCCAAAGCAGTCGTTAATGTGTTCAATATCAAACACCCTATGATACTGGTAATCTACTCTGGAGCTCGGAATGACCAAAACCCGGTTGAGTAGAGCTGCAAAGAACATGTGCTTCTCCAAGCAGATCAAATGGTTGGACATCTGCCCGGACACGCAAATCGCGAACAAGTACTTATTCGATTTCGGCTTCCACTCGATGGTTCTTCGTTCATTCGTCTTCTGGTCCACCTCTCTACACCTACCAAAACCATAACTACCCCCGAAATTAGGATCTTGAAAATCTGATTGGAACTCGGACAAGTTCCCGTACCGGTGGGACGACAAGAGTACCTGCTGAATCTCTTTATTCAAGGAAATCTGCTTGAGAACGTTGGATTTAAGATCTTCGAGCAATGCGGTCGACGGTACGAATGAAAGGTTCTCGGTTCCCAATTGGGAGTTGTTCAATAAACTGAAAAGCCCTAATTGCTGTTGCCTCAACAAATAAAGAGCGCGCAATTCGGATTCGCGCAAGTGATCGAATCTGCTGTCAGAGGGGAAAAGGTTGCGGACGTCGGTGGAGAAGTAGAGGACGAGGATGGGAAGAGGAAGGAGGATGGCGAGGAGGTACCTCTTATTGAAGTGGAGGCGAAAACGGCGGCGTATTGAGGAGTGGAGCTCGTCAATGCGGAAGGCCGAGCGAGTGGGAGAAGGGAGGTGCTTGACGTCTTCGTCTTGTGCGATCAGGTTCCGGCGGTCTTCCTCGTCGTCCGCCGATGAATCTCTTTCCATTTcgctttaacttttttttctccctgTACCCGGGAAAAATCACATTCCGACCGACGAAGGCGATACAGAATTACTAAATGAGGACGCCGAAGCTAATATTACTGTTTGAATTGCCGGAGTGCATATGATACGAGAGAGAGGATGAAGAGTGATTGGAATGGAAGGGAggaatgaaaggaaagaaaatgacatCGGTGGCACGGTGGGGTATCTATTTGCATCGGAGAATGGAAAAAGACCTATAACCAGTAAAAATGTTAAGGTCGTTTTGCAGTCGTTCTCTGACGGGATATTATTTATCTGAGTAATGTTGCATGAGAGCTTAACCGTTAAGCAACGGTTTTTAaggttattattaaaaaaaattgtatttatgtaaattttatatttatttattttttaaaaaaaattatgtgatgtTTACGTTCTAcgtatcatttttctatttatataagtAACGTTGAGTTAAGTAAATggtaatcattttttaataatttaataatatataagaagataagatgaaaatgaagatttaagcgatgataaataatattccatactcttatattttttaaggaagaattatatataacttatcATTCATTAACACTTTGgcatcatttttatttagatcccaatagaaaaatagatttgtattatataacttatttcAACtagtattaaatgttttttttttttatatatctctcaaattttaaaaaagtttataaattaacataatatgatgtgatatattaaattataaaattttatcatatattttacctattacgtcaatttataaataaatatatggcTCACTTATAATTACAACGTTCTCTCAGTTACAAATTGATTTAGGTCTGTTTCCACTCTTCAGGCTATCATGGAGTGTAAGTGTGGATCTGCttaagaatgtatttaggaTCGAAGCTTATATCTCACTTCATAGAATGCAGAAGTGTTAAGCAGAGGAAGGCCATTGGGTTGTACAGCTGTGATAAAGAATTGCATTATACATTCCCATGTTCCACAAACTGAAGCATAAGCTGTATTTAAATTTGCATTATACATTATACTTCAACGAGCCTTCCACGAACCCATTTTTTGGTTGTAGTAACCGATGCAGACGGTGTTTCCTCTTTCGGGGACTCAACTTCGTCTCCATTTGGCACTGGCAGCGGCTGTCTTCCATGGTCACTATTGCTGTTCCAATTTGGTTGTCTGCTCATGGTGATTTCTTGAACATGATTGCTTCATTAGACTCTCAAAACTAAAACCAGACGAGTCAGCGCCGCTGAAGCTGGTTGGGAGCAGTTCTCCCTCCTTGTTCCTTAAATCATGTAGGGCGAACTTGCTAAAGTTGAAGTCCTCCTCCTCCCTTGGCACAGATGGGGTCCCGTTCACTTCTCTCAGCTCTGTTTGGTTTAAAACTTCAATTTTTGAACTTGTATCCTTCTCAACCTGGCTAGTTATTCCATTTGAGGCCGCTGAAGGGTATCCACCATTCTCATGAGAAGTGATCTGACCAGTCTCTATGGATTGGATGGTTTGAATTGCTTCAGCTATAAGTTTTCTGGTTTCCATCAGGGAAGCTCGAGCAATAGGGCTCCTCATTGCAGCAACCTCAAGTGCCTTGGCAGCCTTCTCAGCTTCAACAATCAAAAGCCTGCAGATTGTTAAAGTGAAGATTTGTCATTAATTTTAAAGCAGCTAGGTTAATAACAATCAAAGTAATGAGAAATACGTAGCCTTCTTAGAAGATGGGTAGCATTACTTTTTTGGGCAACTAGTAACATAAGAGTAATGATGCTTAAGCTTTGATCAGGTAAGCAATGGCAGCAGTAATCAGACCATTAAACTAGTCAAGGTGATAAGTTGGTGGGCCAATTGTCCTCTACAGCTAAATTGCTGGAGAGATGTCTTCTATTCTCAATTGAATGGTTCTTtactaatcatttttttataggtcTTTACTAACCAAATTTAAGTGTGAAAATAGAGACATGAACTTACCTTGCTCGTTCAACTGCTTCAGTTTTCTTTGTTTCTGCAACTGCTCTCTCTGCTCTAATGTTTTTTATCATCTCCAACTTAGAACTTGCCAGGGGATCTTTGTATGAGGGTGCACCATTCCTCCTCAACCTTAATCGCTGTTTTTGGATTTTAGTCTCACCCATAGAAGAATTTTTTGTATCACTAGCTCTTTTTTTTGTGGGGTCTCTTCTAGACGTCCTTGTAACACCACTTAGCCTTTTCCTTGACCTTCTTTCAGTACCAGGTGGAATCCCATGATATTTAGCCAAGCCAGAGCAGACCCGATCACGGTACTCCTGGTAAAATGCAGGAAAATACAAATTTGGAGAATAAATTGATCAGGTGCACAACTAATAGCACAAAGCATCACTATGAAGTAAAATTTCTACCAAGTTAGCATCATGTTGAGTCAAGTGGAACTTGGCTTctaagaaaaattgaaagattCAGTCCAAGTAGCCCAAGGTTTTGAGCTGAAACTGACCAGCTAACTATAGATGATTGACCTAAGGGAGTATATAGGAGTACAATGACCGAGCAGCCCAAAGttttaggactcgtttggacACATGGAGTATCTCAtaattctatgaatagtagtgaaatagtatgtgaatagtagtgaaatggtttgagttaagatgttttattgaattttaggaataaaaagagaaaaagttgaataaaaatattataaagttaaaattttttgaatattatttttcttttaaggtttgaaaaagttgtattgatttttgttgttttaaagtttgtaaaagttgtaatggttgggtaataattagatgaaaaatttgaagatttgaaattaaaaagcgtTTTgcgtttgagtgatgtttgggaaggaaattgtgagaagttttgagaatttctcatctcatctcattacccaaacaaggccttagcaGAACATAAGGTCCGAAGCCAAGAGAGTACATAGGAGTACCACGATTGAGGACCAAATTTCTAGTAGGACATAAGCTaagaagaaatgaagtataTAACTCATAGATGTCGAGCTCAAATGCAATTGACACGTTGGATATTGAGCCACTGTTTTAATTCCCCTTATATTGGCTGGACAATGTCGGACACAAAATGGGGAATATTTCAGATTTAGGttggagaaaaaggaaaatttattaAGCATACTTTTCATGTCCAGAACCAACTTAATTCAGAATGGATTTTGCAAATACAACAACTACAACTGTTTCCCAACTTAAAGGGCCTTACTTTTCACTTGGACATGTGGACACTATAATGAAACTCAGCCTTCACACTTTAGTTTCATAGGATTAGCTAAAAACAATGAATAATGTGTGCATGAAATCCTCTAATTTATAGAGGTGTTGTGGTATGCCCCAAGTACCATGGGTTGATTGGCAgtagttctttttctttttttttttaaaaaaaaaagcattttgttttgagaagtCATAATGAAATAGAGATGTTATGGTATGGACCAAGTTTTACGCCTGGCACTTCATTTTTAAGGATAATACAACCACTCTCTTCCTACATTGTTTTAAGTTCCAAGATAGAGAAGTCACGACCTTCAAGAAATAATCCATGAGTTCCAAGGTAGGACATGCCTAGCAAGGTTAATGCAAAAAACATGAATCATGCAACTTCTTCTTAATACCATTCTGTCTACTTACAGGATCGGCCCATTTTGCAGAGATAGCTTCTGAAATTTTCCTCCTTTGCTCAGAGGACTTGGGTGCTCTCTTGCTACCTTTTGGCCTAGGCATTATCTTCCTTTGTTCAACACTCTTTAACCACTCAGCCCTGAGCTGTTCATCCAAGATCTTGTAGGAACCCCACTGCAGCTCTTCCTCACCAACAAAGCCTCGTTTAGCTGCTTCTGCAATTAGATTCTGCCACTCAAAGCAGCAACCTTCCTGCACAATCAGCTTCTCACGTCGCCTTTGCCATCCCATTCGTACCCCAACTGCAATTTTCATCCTTGTCTCTGTGCTGTACAAtcagcaaaaagaaagaaaatgaagtaaaaaaaattatgtaatgatATAAAGGGgatattatgaaaacaaactcgTGAACTCAGAATTTCTCCCAAAGTCGTGAAGACCCTAATATAAGCTAAATAAGAACTTTATTACACTACTTTAGATGACTAGGGAGTTTGCTAGAATTACAAGAGGAAATGCTCATGgtaaattaaaacacaaataaacaaGATGGCATAAGACCTACCTCTGAGCATGTCCAAGGTTACTTAACTTCATTCTGACCTGCACAGTCAAATTTCATTAAGAAATAAGAAATTCCAATTTTGCCCAAATGAActgtattttatgaaaactgatAATTGGAAAACATCTTCTCTTGTGCtcatcaaaagctttaagaGTCTAAATCATGCCATTGATATCCCACCCTTTGGTTTGGCCATCTAAAATGTCATTGGCCTAAGGAAACTACTGGTTCAAACAAAGCATATTCCAATTTACAAGGGTACTATGATGGAAAGCCCCAGAGATTCTATGGGAAATTGGAGAATTAACTGCTTACGCATTTATTGAAGTGTGTACACTGATCAGGTACTGAGTCTACCATTGAATATCAAACAGCCACTAACTCCCTAACCAACCTAAAGAATTAGCTTCTGCATCGGAATGTTTTATAACTAACCTGGAAATCTCATTGCAGTGGGGAAAGAAAACTCAATTTATTCAATGACAGTTGTTAGATACATGCAATGCTTTGACACCAGCATTTGATATCATTATAGATTCTCCAGATCAGAAGTACACTGAAAGGAATTTAAGGAAGGCCAACAAACGTGCCATGCATCCCTATATCTGACACCAGTAGCAAAGCAAAAAGGGTAAGGGGGATTTTCAGAGTCACCGGCAGGGACTTAAAAGAGTGACAGCAAAATTTCCCAACATTTTTCACTTACCAATTCATTACAGTTCATATTCTaacgtttaaaaaaaaagttatgtacTAATGACCAATCACCATTCACCCTCCATGTGTGCCATAAGATAAGTACATGGTCCCGTTATTCATTTAATTGATGAAACAGGTGCATCTGAAGATCAAGACTCAAAAATTGAGTAAAGGATCCACCAATATAATCTCTTCATTCTAAACATGCTAAGGTCATTTCAAAGGAACGtgtaaaattattcttacaTGACATCACCTTAGGATCCTGCATTGCAAGTTTTGTTCTCTCTCTGATCCGTTGAATTGTTTCTGTGCATTATATGAAGATTTTAGTAAAGGTACATCAAATAATGGAAACAGACTGATAAATCAAGAAGACGTGAtctctaaatatattattaccAGCACTGTGCTTCCTGCCTTTGTTCCATGGCTTGTTTCCCTTATTTGCTTTGGATATTCTCGATCTtctcaacctctctctctcgtcaGATTCCCCTTCTTCACTTGAAAACTTGGGTTCCATCTTTGGAATACTTGAATTGACAACATCTTGTGAAACATTGCAATGCTTCTGTCCATTTTCATTCTGAACCAAACCCTTGGTTTCAAGAGTAGCGACTGCCTTGATCAGGAATCTACCCCTTCGCACCTCTAAGTGTCTCACATTGAAGTTTAGTTCTTTAGAGAGACCCAAGCATATCCAAGCACCGGACAGTCTTTTATCGTTGGCAAAGGTAATGGGAATTGATGAAAGTTTACCATGAATATGGTTTTGAGCCCTGAGCGCACATAAATGGCTTTGCAAGGCAGGCTGCGCAGTAGCAATCTCTACCGAAAGATACAAACATAACAATCTCAGTGGTT
This window of the Juglans regia cultivar Chandler chromosome 12, Walnut 2.0, whole genome shotgun sequence genome carries:
- the LOC109004994 gene encoding O-fucosyltransferase 36-like, which codes for MERDSSADDEEDRRNLIAQDEDVKHLPSPTRSAFRIDELHSSIRRRFRLHFNKRYLLAILLPLPILVLYFSTDVRNLFPSDSRFDHLRESELRALYLLRQQQLGLFSLLNNSQLGTENLSFVPSTALLEDLKSNVLKQISLNKEIQQVLLSSHRYGNLSEFQSDFQDPNFGGSYGFGRCREVDQKTNERRTIEWKPKSNKYLFAICVSGQMSNHLICLEKHMFFAALLNRVLVIPSSRVDYQYHRVFDIEHINDCFGRKVVVSFEEFSEAKKTHMHIDRFICYFSLPQPCYVDEERIKRLKSLGISMGKPEPAWFEDIKKPNKRTAQEVQSKFSSDDNVIAIGDIFFADVEQDWVMQPGGPLAHKCKTPIEPSRLIMLTAQRFIQTFLGKNFVALHFRRHGFLKFCNAKRPSCFFPIPQAADCITRVVEKSSASVIYLSTDAAESETSLLQSLVVLNRKPVPLVKRPPRNSAEKWDALLYRHGLEGDSLVEAMLDKTICAMSSAFIGAPGSTFTEDILRLRKDWGSASTCDEYLCQGEVPNFIAGME
- the LOC109004992 gene encoding uncharacterized protein LOC109004992, coding for MPLLEIATAQPALQSHLCALRAQNHIHGKLSSIPITFANDKRLSGAWICLGLSKELNFNVRHLEVRRGRFLIKAVATLETKGLVQNENGQKHCNVSQDVVNSSIPKMEPKFSSEEGESDERERLRRSRISKANKGNKPWNKGRKHSAETIQRIRERTKLAMQDPKVRMKLSNLGHAQSTETRMKIAVGVRMGWQRRREKLIVQEGCCFEWQNLIAEAAKRGFVGEEELQWGSYKILDEQLRAEWLKSVEQRKIMPRPKGSKRAPKSSEQRRKISEAISAKWADPEYRDRVCSGLAKYHGIPPGTERRSRKRLSGVTRTSRRDPTKKRASDTKNSSMGETKIQKQRLRLRRNGAPSYKDPLASSKLEMIKNIRAERAVAETKKTEAVERARLLIVEAEKAAKALEVAAMRSPIARASLMETRKLIAEAIQTIQSIETGQITSHENGGYPSAASNGITSQVEKDTSSKIEVLNQTELREVNGTPSVPREEEDFNFSKFALHDLRNKEGELLPTSFSGADSSGFSFESLMKQSCSRNHHEQTTKLEQQ